One window from the genome of Rhinolophus ferrumequinum isolate MPI-CBG mRhiFer1 chromosome 22, mRhiFer1_v1.p, whole genome shotgun sequence encodes:
- the BTG2 gene encoding protein BTG2, giving the protein MNQAEWTGKRTDMLPEIAAAVGFLSSLLRTRGCVSEQRLKVFSGALQEALTEHYKHHWFPEKPSKGSGYRCLRINHRMDPIIGRAASQIGLSPLQLHQLLPRELTLWVDPYEVSYRIGEDGSICVLYEETPLVASYGLLTCKNQMMLGRNSPSKNYVMAVSS; this is encoded by the exons ATGAACCAGGCTGAATGGACCGGGAAGAGGACAGACATGCTCCCGGAGATCGCCGCCGCTGTGGGTTTCCTCTCCAGCCTCCTAAGGACCCGGGGCTGTGTGAGCGAGCAGAGGCTAAAGGTGTTCAGCGGGGCTCTTCAGGAGGCACTAACAG AGCACTACAAACACCACTGGTTTCCGGAGAAGCCATCTAAGGGCTCTGGCTACCGCTGTCTCCGCATTAACCACAGGATGGACCCCATCATCGGCAGGGCAGCCAGCCAGATCGGACTCAGCCCGCTCCAGCTGCACCAGCTGCTGCCCCGAGAGCTCACTCTGTGGGTGGACCCCTACGAGGTGTCCTACCGCATTGGGGAGGATGGCTCCATCTGCGTCCTGTACGAGGAGACCCCGCTGGTTGCCTCCTATGGGCTTCTCACCTGCAAGAACCAAATGATGCTGGGCAGGAACAGCCCCTCCAAGAACTACGTGATGGCCGTCTCCAGTTAG